The following nucleotide sequence is from Dehalococcoidia bacterium.
CGTCCCGCCTCCCGCTCCAGCCGGTGCAGCCAGTCCAGCCCCTTCTTCGTGTCGCTGGCGATGCGCGGACGCGGCTGGAACTTCAGCCGCCACTTGAATCGCCAGTACAGGAACTCCCGCCACTCCGACAGCGACAGCGAGCTGCGCCGGGGCAGCTTCTTCGCCCGCTGAAAGACCCGCAGCATCTCGTCCCGCGTACAGCCGTAGATGCGATGGAAGACCTCGTCGTCCAGGCCGCTGTCCTCGTTCCGCCACCGGCTGCGCCGCTCCTTGCGCAGGTCCTCCTCCACCGCGAGGTGCAGCGCCTCCTCCACCTCCACGCCATAGAGGAAGTTGAGGTGGGCCTTGTGCTTGGCGGGGCCGAGCAGTCGCCGGAACTCCTCCTGCTTCAGCGCCAGCGGCGGGCGACCCCGAAACACGAGGGCGTCGCGCTCGTGCTCGGGCGCCAGGCCGCCCAGCGCCAGGCACAGCCGCTCCGCCAGCGCCAGCCAGTCGAACGCCTCCCCCGCCACGACGTAGACGTAGCGCCTGCCGTCCACGTCCTCTTCCGGCGCAGTCCATTCGGCCATCGTCTCCAGCAGCGCGATGTACCAGTGTTTCCCACCGCGGACGGCGCGACGCAAACGCTCGAGCAGGGCGGAGACGGAAGGCTGGGGCTGGGACGATGGAGGTCTGGTCATGGACGACTCTGGCTTTCCACTCTCAATAACCGTGCAATCAGAGTATGCCTAACAAAAAAGCGGCCAGCACGACCGGTGCTGGCCGCTACGTCATAACACTAATCCTGTATCGGTCTTCCCGGCGGAGACGCTACTTTCCCTTGCCTGTCAACTTGCGAAGCACCGCGCGGACGGGATCGTAGTACTCATCCGCCACACGCTCCTTCAGGGGTATGATGGCGTTGTCCGTAATGTGAATACCTTCAGGGCAGACATCCGTGCAGCACTTGGTGATGTTGCAGTAGCCAATGCCCGCCGCGTCCTTGATGAACTCCAGGCGGTTCGCGTCGTCCAGGGGGTGCATCTCCAGGCCGGCCATCCGAAGCAGATACCTGGGTCCCACGAAGATTTCCTTCCCGTCGTGGTCACGCAGCACATGGCACACGTTCTGACACAGGAAGCACTCAATGCACTTGCGGAACTCCTTCACTCGCTCGATGTCATCCCCGGCCATGCGCCATTTGGTATCCTTGCGCGGCGTGAACGGAGTGATCCGTTTACCTACCGAGTAGTTCCAGGAGACGTCGGTCACCAGGTCCTTGATGACAGGGAACGTCTGCAGCGGGCGAACGGTTATCGGCTGGGTCAGGTCAAGCTCGTCCATGCGGAACATGCACATAAGCCTGGGCTTGCCGTTGACCTCGGCGCTGCACGAGCCGCACTTGCCCGCCTTGCAGTTCCAGCGCACGGCCATGTCGGGAGACAGGTGCTCCTGGATATAGTGCATGGCGTCCAGGACTACCATGCCGTGCTCCACCGGCACCGTATATTCCTTGAACTCCCCATTGCTGGCATCGCCTCTATAAACCCGGAAGATGGCGTCCATCTTTATTTCTCCAACAGCAGCGGTTGTAGCTCAGGCGACACCTCGACGCGCGTCTCCCTGGCGACCGCCAACCCCCCACCCTTTCGCCGCGCTATGAAGAGAAGCTTGCCCATCTCCTTGCTGGTATCGGGATAGTCCTCTCTGGTGTGCCCCCCTCTGCTCTCGGTGCGCTCCAGCGCGCCGAGGACCACGGCCTCGGCGGTGGTCAGCATCAGGTGCAACTGCAATGCGGTGTGCCACCCGGGGTTATAGACCCGGGAGCCGGTCACGCGCGTCTTCGCGGCGCGCTGCCTGAGTTGGGTTATGACCTGCAATGCCTTTTTCATGTCATCAGCGTTGCGCACAAGGCCGACATTGTCCTGCATGGCTGCT
It contains:
- a CDS encoding succinate dehydrogenase/fumarate reductase iron-sulfur subunit, with the translated sequence MKMDAIFRVYRGDASNGEFKEYTVPVEHGMVVLDAMHYIQEHLSPDMAVRWNCKAGKCGSCSAEVNGKPRLMCMFRMDELDLTQPITVRPLQTFPVIKDLVTDVSWNYSVGKRITPFTPRKDTKWRMAGDDIERVKEFRKCIECFLCQNVCHVLRDHDGKEIFVGPRYLLRMAGLEMHPLDDANRLEFIKDAAGIGYCNITKCCTDVCPEGIHITDNAIIPLKERVADEYYDPVRAVLRKLTGKGK